The following proteins are co-located in the Pedobacter sp. FW305-3-2-15-E-R2A2 genome:
- a CDS encoding class I SAM-dependent methyltransferase, whose amino-acid sequence MFSEISQPLKERMQYLEAIDLRDRTDGTPRSKRLRQINADTGKFLSLLAVNLPEGEIIEIGTSAGYSTLWLAFAAKEQGRMVRTFEIDEEKVKLARETFRIAGLEAHIELIHGDFLNHAPQLGPIAFCFMDAEKEIYKNCFEAIATKMVFNGLIVADNAIDQYEGIKPMIDQVLKDERFDALTVPIGNGEFICRRKA is encoded by the coding sequence ATGTTTAGCGAAATCAGTCAGCCATTAAAAGAAAGAATGCAGTATCTGGAAGCGATCGACCTTAGAGACCGGACAGATGGAACACCCAGAAGTAAGAGACTGCGACAGATCAATGCGGATACCGGAAAATTCCTGTCTCTTCTTGCCGTTAATTTACCGGAAGGGGAAATCATTGAAATCGGGACCAGTGCCGGTTACTCTACCCTATGGCTGGCTTTTGCAGCGAAAGAGCAGGGAAGGATGGTCAGGACTTTTGAGATTGACGAAGAAAAAGTGAAGCTCGCCAGGGAAACTTTCCGGATTGCCGGATTGGAAGCTCATATTGAGCTTATCCATGGAGACTTTTTAAACCATGCCCCGCAGCTGGGTCCAATTGCTTTTTGCTTTATGGATGCAGAAAAAGAAATCTATAAGAATTGTTTCGAAGCCATTGCTACTAAAATGGTATTCAATGGACTGATCGTCGCCGACAATGCCATAGATCAATATGAAGGCATCAAGCCGATGATTGATCAGGTGCTTAAAGACGAGCGGTTTGATGCCTTAACCGTTCCAATTGGCAATGGAGAATTTATTTGTAGAAGGAAGGCTTAA
- a CDS encoding TonB-dependent receptor, whose product MKFLRILLLLSVSFNLAMAQQSAGIKGRVTTADGHGAGYVSVKLLGKPFGATTDKNGDYTIAQVTPGKYTIKVSAIGLSSQTRSIEVIASAIVTADFILNEKLSTLTEVNISTNKRKYKTDKVSTSLRLAAPLLEIPQNIQVVTSAALADQQIISMSDGLIRNVSGAVRLEHWGDLYANILMRGSQIQAFRNGFNVVSSFWGPLTEDMSFVDHIEFVKGPAGFMLANGDPSGLYNVVTKKPTGETKGEVSMTLGSYDLYRTAVDLDGKLSRDGRLLYRLNAAGQNKKSHRANEYNNRYSFAPVISYQLDDKTKITAEYTLQYAKMSDIGSYYAFSPFGYGTLPVDFTAMPPGLSPTRINDHSAFLNLEHQLSDQWKLTAQGSYFNYSQSGTSMWPSDVNAQGKMIRAVGIWDAKSEMTMGQVFLNGAVKTGSVQHRILAGLDVGTKDYMADWAQGHNLDTVGGEFDPLNPVYGAPANGYPQYDRTLDLPARAVKAGGIMDQRYSGIYVQDELGFLENKIRLTLAGRYTYVTQSQWGGAQTKAKHFSPRIGLSVSVDKNLSVYGLYDQAFIPQGGKLAGGGNIKPVTGNNMEIGLKKDWFDGKWNTTISAYRIIKKNELTGDPNSAPNSGLSVVLGEKTSQGIEFDLKGEILTGLNAMVNYAYTDSKVTEATAGTSFIKGQLTPGFAKHTINSWLEYKVQDGALKGTGLSGSFTYLIDRATANYSTTNPEQNLPDYFKLNAGAFWEKDKIKLTLNVFNLLDKYLYSGSYYTNYFSSPAYSWQTEAPRNYRLTLAYKF is encoded by the coding sequence ATGAAATTTTTACGAATCCTGTTGTTATTGAGTGTCAGCTTTAATCTTGCCATGGCACAACAAAGTGCAGGGATAAAAGGAAGGGTGACGACCGCTGATGGCCATGGGGCAGGTTATGTTTCTGTTAAATTACTGGGAAAACCATTTGGGGCTACCACAGATAAAAACGGTGATTATACCATAGCACAGGTAACTCCGGGAAAATATACCATTAAGGTCAGCGCAATTGGCTTATCTTCACAAACAAGGTCGATAGAGGTGATCGCTTCTGCTATCGTTACGGCCGACTTCATTCTGAATGAAAAACTCAGTACCCTTACTGAGGTCAACATTTCGACCAATAAAAGGAAGTATAAAACCGATAAGGTCTCTACTTCCCTAAGGTTAGCGGCACCATTGCTGGAAATCCCTCAAAATATTCAGGTGGTCACTTCCGCAGCATTGGCAGATCAGCAGATCATCAGCATGAGTGACGGTTTGATCCGAAATGTGAGTGGTGCAGTAAGATTGGAACACTGGGGTGATTTATATGCCAATATCCTGATGCGTGGATCACAAATCCAGGCTTTTAGAAATGGTTTTAACGTAGTGAGTTCTTTTTGGGGGCCACTTACCGAAGACATGAGTTTTGTAGACCATATTGAATTTGTAAAAGGCCCTGCAGGATTTATGCTCGCCAACGGTGATCCAAGTGGTCTGTATAATGTGGTGACGAAAAAGCCTACGGGAGAAACCAAAGGAGAAGTAAGCATGACTTTAGGAAGTTACGACCTATACCGCACGGCTGTAGACCTGGACGGAAAATTAAGCAGAGACGGACGTTTATTGTATCGCCTGAATGCAGCCGGACAAAACAAAAAATCACACCGTGCCAATGAGTATAACAACAGGTATAGCTTTGCTCCTGTAATTTCTTACCAGCTGGACGATAAGACAAAAATCACTGCGGAGTATACACTTCAATATGCAAAAATGAGCGACATCGGTTCTTATTATGCCTTCTCCCCTTTTGGATACGGGACACTACCTGTAGATTTCACTGCAATGCCTCCGGGCCTGAGCCCAACAAGAATCAATGACCACAGCGCCTTTCTGAACCTGGAACATCAGTTGAGTGACCAATGGAAATTAACCGCTCAGGGTTCCTATTTCAACTATTCACAAAGCGGAACAAGCATGTGGCCATCGGACGTAAATGCCCAGGGAAAAATGATCAGAGCGGTAGGCATCTGGGATGCTAAAAGCGAAATGACCATGGGTCAGGTGTTCCTGAATGGCGCGGTTAAAACGGGCAGCGTTCAACACCGCATCCTTGCCGGACTGGACGTTGGGACGAAGGATTATATGGCAGATTGGGCACAAGGCCATAATCTGGATACCGTTGGCGGAGAATTTGACCCCTTAAATCCGGTATACGGCGCTCCGGCAAACGGTTACCCTCAGTACGACCGCACATTGGATTTACCGGCAAGAGCCGTTAAAGCAGGTGGAATAATGGACCAGAGGTACAGTGGGATTTATGTTCAGGACGAACTTGGTTTTCTTGAAAATAAGATCCGCCTTACCCTTGCCGGAAGGTACACCTATGTGACGCAGTCGCAATGGGGAGGCGCACAAACCAAAGCAAAACATTTTAGTCCGCGTATTGGTCTAAGCGTGTCTGTAGATAAGAACCTCTCTGTTTATGGTTTATACGATCAGGCATTTATCCCGCAAGGCGGAAAATTAGCTGGTGGAGGAAACATAAAACCGGTGACCGGAAACAATATGGAAATCGGTCTAAAGAAGGATTGGTTTGATGGCAAATGGAATACCACCATTTCTGCTTACCGGATCATCAAGAAAAATGAGCTTACCGGAGATCCGAACAGTGCGCCAAACTCAGGATTAAGTGTTGTACTTGGAGAAAAAACATCACAAGGGATAGAATTTGATTTAAAGGGGGAAATCCTGACCGGATTAAATGCCATGGTTAACTATGCGTATACCGATTCAAAAGTCACGGAAGCAACTGCCGGAACGAGCTTTATCAAAGGACAGCTGACTCCTGGTTTTGCTAAACATACCATCAACTCATGGCTGGAATATAAAGTTCAGGATGGAGCATTAAAAGGCACAGGACTTTCGGGGAGCTTTACTTACCTGATTGACCGGGCAACTGCAAACTACAGCACCACCAATCCGGAACAAAATTTACCGGATTACTTTAAGCTGAACGCAGGTGCATTCTGGGAAAAAGACAAGATTAAGCTCACACTGAATGTGTTCAATCTCTTAGATAAATATTTATATAGCGGAAGTTATTATACCAATTATTTCTCCTCGCCAGCCTATTCATGGCAAACAGAAGCGCCAAGAAATTACAGGTTAACCCTGGCTTATAAGTTCTAA
- a CDS encoding M60 family metallopeptidase, which yields MNLKPLNFLSAIIIGMVLSSGCKQQKILPEQNIAVHDQTAANSNNPNINTTIGTNIQVFNELKSGTAEGTRLNINPWSDFDATGFYLAPNATLQVTVEQLTGTAKPKILVGTYSRYEVKNNPQEFALTIGTNNITADQYGGLIWVRFGTSGTPSSSAKITFVSGHQRVPVYIKNQTTPTDWANQLSTYTSSPDVILMGDRVYQVYSRTRAVNTQSQDNNYVLSKADQTMEVEDAFSGMDGSAPQHQLNVNQRMLMTENDGTGWMFATWYRTAYVTAAAPAAFTSTIGTVDGWGPWHELGHMHQQAAWKWSTLGEVTVNIYSLAVERAMGVSPSRLKRDNVWPAVATYLANTSPSKNFNSDAIMTNGTWVRLAMFHQLWMAFGDNFYKDLHKITRVELPNVSTDAEKMRYFMLKSCSVSGRNLTNFFRKWGFLVNESVYTEIAGLGLPQPSVEPSTLSEDNTGIESGATYKLISAVNNTSLVDVSGSGTANGTLVALWSNNSPSTLNQQWKVTSVGSGYYKLQPLHALTKVMDVTGGLSTNGTQIQLYDDAGTNGQKWQIKDVGAGYYSLVPACAPLSQLDVNGGFTAGGTKIQIWTASSGNSQKFKFVKQ from the coding sequence ATGAATTTAAAACCTCTAAACTTTCTCAGTGCCATCATCATAGGTATGGTGCTTTCCAGTGGATGCAAACAGCAAAAAATACTCCCCGAACAAAACATTGCTGTCCATGATCAAACAGCGGCCAACAGCAATAACCCCAATATCAACACGACCATTGGAACCAATATTCAGGTCTTTAATGAATTAAAATCGGGGACGGCTGAAGGCACACGCCTGAACATTAATCCCTGGTCTGATTTTGACGCAACCGGTTTTTATTTAGCCCCAAATGCGACCTTACAGGTCACCGTGGAGCAACTTACCGGAACCGCAAAGCCAAAGATCCTGGTCGGTACTTATTCCAGATATGAAGTGAAAAATAACCCTCAGGAATTTGCGTTAACCATTGGAACGAACAACATCACCGCCGACCAATATGGAGGCCTGATCTGGGTTCGCTTTGGCACCTCAGGTACACCTTCATCCAGTGCAAAGATTACTTTTGTAAGCGGTCATCAAAGGGTTCCGGTGTACATTAAAAATCAAACCACTCCTACCGACTGGGCCAATCAGCTTTCTACCTATACCAGTTCACCTGATGTGATTCTCATGGGCGACCGGGTCTATCAGGTCTATTCCAGAACAAGGGCTGTAAATACACAAAGCCAGGACAACAATTATGTGCTGAGCAAAGCCGATCAGACGATGGAAGTCGAAGATGCTTTTAGTGGAATGGATGGTTCTGCTCCCCAGCATCAGCTAAATGTGAATCAGCGCATGCTGATGACCGAGAACGATGGTACAGGCTGGATGTTTGCCACCTGGTATCGCACGGCTTATGTTACCGCCGCGGCACCCGCTGCCTTTACCTCAACTATTGGTACCGTTGATGGCTGGGGTCCATGGCATGAACTAGGGCACATGCACCAACAAGCTGCCTGGAAATGGAGCACCCTGGGGGAAGTCACGGTGAACATTTACAGTCTGGCTGTGGAACGTGCCATGGGCGTTAGTCCGTCGAGGCTTAAACGGGATAATGTATGGCCTGCCGTTGCCACTTACCTGGCGAATACCAGTCCGTCTAAAAATTTCAACAGCGACGCCATTATGACCAATGGCACCTGGGTCAGACTGGCGATGTTCCATCAACTCTGGATGGCCTTCGGTGATAATTTTTACAAGGACCTGCATAAAATAACCCGTGTTGAATTGCCTAATGTCAGCACTGATGCCGAAAAAATGCGCTACTTTATGCTCAAATCCTGTAGTGTATCCGGCCGGAACCTGACCAATTTCTTCAGAAAATGGGGTTTTCTGGTCAACGAAAGCGTGTACACCGAAATTGCAGGTCTGGGCTTACCTCAGCCGTCCGTTGAGCCAAGTACCCTCAGCGAAGACAATACCGGCATTGAGTCCGGCGCAACTTATAAGCTCATTTCTGCAGTAAATAACACCAGTCTGGTTGATGTTTCAGGGAGTGGTACTGCCAACGGCACATTGGTGGCCCTTTGGAGCAATAACAGCCCCAGTACGTTGAACCAGCAATGGAAAGTAACCAGTGTGGGCAGTGGTTATTATAAATTACAGCCTTTGCATGCCTTGACTAAAGTGATGGATGTTACCGGCGGACTCAGTACCAATGGTACACAGATTCAGCTCTATGATGATGCAGGCACAAATGGACAAAAATGGCAGATCAAAGATGTAGGAGCGGGTTATTATAGCCTTGTTCCTGCCTGTGCACCTTTGTCACAACTGGATGTTAACGGAGGTTTCACTGCCGGAGGAACTAAAATTCAAATATGGACCGCAAGCTCCGGGAATTCACAAAAATTCAAATTTGTAAAGCAATAG
- a CDS encoding HlyD family efflux transporter periplasmic adaptor subunit, protein MAKKNIEEIEEEEIIEGYEINSEEVQEIITAVPSWILRRGSTAIFLILFSIVLASAFIQYPDVVKTRLKVNSLNAPKLVYVKQTGKIVSLLVKEGAQVKQNEPLAFMESTASHRDILKLHEALAQISEQLNKTGLAKVVVMENLRLGELQAAYQNFYQQYLQFISTQNGGYYLNRKKYLQQDLVEIEKLKNQIIIQKKIQDKEYANVEQEFEAYKKLHQKGVISVNEFKQQENKYLAGKYPLEQTVTSLINNNTTYAAKQKEILEVDHTIQEEKAKFIQSLSNMVTETDAWLKLYVLSAPVAGIVSYAGIVQENQTMNANQELFVINPANTNFFGEVYIPQDNMGKIKVGQRTLVKMRSFPFEQYGLIRGNVNYISDVAFKDSVFIAKIAFDQFENKDPEHKIVLKNGMQAEVEIITEESSLLRRFTRNITKMLNNN, encoded by the coding sequence ATGGCTAAAAAAAATATTGAAGAAATAGAAGAAGAAGAAATAATTGAAGGATACGAAATCAATAGTGAAGAAGTTCAGGAAATTATCACTGCGGTACCTTCCTGGATCTTGCGGAGAGGAAGTACGGCAATCTTTCTGATTTTATTCTCTATTGTCCTGGCATCGGCATTTATACAGTACCCTGATGTGGTTAAAACCCGGTTAAAGGTCAACTCACTGAATGCCCCAAAGCTTGTATATGTAAAGCAAACGGGCAAGATTGTGTCGCTTTTGGTAAAGGAAGGCGCTCAGGTGAAGCAAAATGAACCTTTGGCTTTTATGGAAAGTACCGCCAGTCATCGGGACATCCTTAAATTACATGAAGCCTTGGCCCAAATTTCGGAACAATTGAACAAAACAGGCCTGGCAAAGGTAGTGGTGATGGAAAATTTACGCCTCGGTGAATTACAGGCGGCTTACCAGAATTTTTATCAGCAATACCTGCAGTTCATCTCTACACAAAACGGCGGTTACTATCTGAACCGAAAAAAATACCTGCAACAGGACCTGGTGGAAATTGAGAAGTTAAAGAACCAGATTATCATTCAGAAAAAGATTCAGGATAAAGAATATGCCAATGTGGAACAGGAATTTGAAGCGTATAAAAAGCTGCATCAAAAAGGGGTGATTTCCGTTAATGAGTTTAAACAACAGGAAAACAAATACCTCGCGGGCAAGTATCCGCTGGAGCAGACGGTCACGTCACTCATCAACAACAATACAACTTACGCCGCCAAGCAAAAGGAAATCCTGGAAGTTGACCATACCATTCAGGAGGAAAAAGCAAAATTCATTCAATCGCTGAGCAATATGGTGACGGAAACCGATGCCTGGCTAAAGCTATATGTGTTGAGCGCTCCTGTAGCAGGAATTGTGAGTTATGCCGGAATTGTACAGGAAAACCAGACGATGAATGCCAACCAGGAGCTGTTTGTCATCAACCCGGCGAACACGAATTTCTTTGGCGAGGTCTATATCCCACAGGACAATATGGGTAAGATAAAAGTTGGTCAGCGGACACTGGTAAAAATGCGAAGCTTTCCTTTTGAACAATACGGGCTCATCCGCGGCAACGTCAATTACATCTCAGATGTGGCTTTTAAGGATAGCGTATTTATTGCCAAGATTGCTTTCGACCAATTTGAAAATAAAGATCCTGAGCATAAAATCGTGCTGAAAAATGGAATGCAGGCAGAAGTTGAAATTATTACGGAGGAAAGCTCCCTGCTGCGCAGGTTTACCAGGAACATTACCAAAATGCTAAACAACAATTAG
- a CDS encoding peptidase domain-containing ABC transporter: MKKFPFYKQPDQMDCGPTCLRMISKYYGRNYSLQRLREISGINREGVSLLGISEAAEKIGFRTTGVRIDLEMLLEVEMPCILHWSQNHFVVLYKVPSKTNLKGKNYLIADPAKGLIAYTEQELKTHWISTQNDGQGEGVLLMLSPAPDFYAQGGDPDKGLNLTYLLSYLLKYKKLLFQLFVGLGVGSILQLILPFLTQSLVDIGINSRNLNFVYIIVIAQTMLFLGRLSIDFIRSWILLHISTRINISILTDFLIKIMKLPMSFFDTKMTGDIMQRMSDQGRIQSFLTGSSLNTIFSLFNLVVFAFVLMYYNVTIFIIFLVSSVVYTLWVVFFLKKRRELDFKRFDISSKNQSNIVQLISGMQEIKLNNCEQQKRWEWERIQASLFKFSVKSLALGQYQQVGTFFINEGKNILITFIVTKAVIDGQLTLGAMMAIQYIVGQLNSPIEQLLGFLQQFQDAKISLERLNEIHELQDEEPLDKSFMTELPLNKSVSFQNLTFSYPGAGNEPVLQDISLSIPEGKTTAIVGMSGSGKTTILKLLLRFYEPQKGDIKVGSTYLNQIGYRYWRGKCGIVMQDGFIFSDTIARNIAVGDEYPDMPKLLHAIKIANISDFIEELPLGLNTKIGAAGNGISQGQRQRMLIARAVYKNPEYIFFDEATNALDANNEKTIMENLETFFKGRTVVVVAHRLSTVKNADNIIVLDKGAIIEQGTHQELTNNKGEYYELVRNQLELGA, translated from the coding sequence TTGAAAAAATTTCCATTTTATAAACAACCGGACCAGATGGACTGTGGTCCAACCTGTTTACGTATGATCTCGAAATACTATGGCCGCAACTATAGTCTGCAGCGCCTGCGTGAAATTTCGGGAATCAATAGAGAAGGGGTTTCCCTTTTGGGGATCAGTGAGGCTGCTGAAAAAATCGGTTTCCGGACTACCGGTGTCCGGATTGACCTGGAGATGCTGTTGGAAGTGGAAATGCCCTGCATCTTACATTGGAGTCAGAACCACTTCGTGGTATTATATAAAGTCCCTTCAAAAACCAATTTAAAAGGAAAGAATTATTTAATCGCAGATCCCGCAAAAGGACTCATTGCTTATACAGAACAGGAATTAAAAACACATTGGATCAGCACACAGAATGATGGTCAGGGAGAAGGTGTGCTCCTGATGCTTTCTCCGGCTCCGGATTTTTATGCCCAGGGTGGCGACCCGGATAAGGGCTTAAATTTAACTTATCTGCTCAGCTATTTACTCAAGTATAAAAAGCTGCTCTTCCAGTTATTTGTTGGATTGGGTGTAGGTAGCATCCTGCAATTGATCTTACCTTTTTTAACACAATCACTCGTTGATATCGGGATAAATTCGCGGAACCTGAACTTCGTTTATATCATTGTCATTGCACAAACCATGCTCTTTCTGGGCCGGTTGAGCATTGATTTTATCCGTTCCTGGATTTTACTGCACATCAGTACAAGGATCAACATTTCCATCCTGACGGACTTCCTGATTAAGATCATGAAACTCCCGATGAGTTTCTTTGATACGAAGATGACGGGAGATATTATGCAGCGGATGAGCGACCAGGGAAGGATTCAGAGTTTCCTGACGGGCTCCTCCTTAAACACCATCTTCTCCCTCTTCAACCTCGTCGTATTTGCCTTTGTACTGATGTATTATAATGTCACCATCTTTATCATATTTTTGGTGAGCAGTGTCGTATATACACTCTGGGTGGTCTTCTTCCTGAAAAAAAGAAGGGAACTTGATTTTAAGCGTTTTGACATTTCCTCCAAAAACCAGAGCAACATTGTCCAGCTCATCAGCGGAATGCAGGAAATTAAGCTGAACAATTGCGAGCAGCAGAAAAGATGGGAATGGGAAAGGATTCAGGCTTCCTTATTTAAGTTTAGCGTAAAGAGTCTTGCATTGGGCCAGTATCAGCAGGTTGGAACTTTCTTCATCAATGAGGGTAAGAACATCCTGATTACTTTCATTGTGACCAAAGCGGTAATTGACGGACAGCTGACACTGGGTGCCATGATGGCCATTCAGTATATCGTTGGACAGCTGAACAGTCCGATCGAGCAATTGTTGGGTTTCTTACAACAATTCCAGGATGCAAAGATCAGTTTGGAACGTTTAAATGAGATCCATGAACTTCAGGACGAAGAGCCCCTGGATAAATCTTTCATGACCGAATTGCCTTTAAATAAAAGCGTTTCTTTTCAAAACTTAACGTTCAGCTATCCGGGAGCAGGAAATGAACCTGTTTTACAAGACATTTCCCTGAGCATTCCGGAAGGAAAAACCACAGCCATTGTGGGAATGAGCGGCAGCGGAAAGACCACCATTTTAAAACTGCTGCTTAGATTTTATGAACCCCAAAAGGGCGATATTAAAGTGGGCAGCACCTATTTAAATCAGATCGGTTACCGGTATTGGAGGGGAAAATGTGGGATTGTGATGCAGGATGGCTTTATCTTTTCGGATACGATTGCCAGAAATATCGCCGTTGGTGATGAATATCCGGACATGCCGAAATTACTTCATGCCATCAAAATCGCCAATATCAGTGATTTTATTGAAGAACTTCCACTCGGCTTAAACACCAAAATCGGTGCCGCCGGGAATGGCATTAGTCAGGGCCAGCGACAAAGGATGCTGATTGCCCGTGCGGTATATAAAAATCCGGAATACATCTTTTTTGATGAAGCCACCAATGCCCTGGATGCAAATAATGAAAAAACGATCATGGAAAACCTGGAGACCTTTTTTAAGGGCCGGACGGTAGTCGTAGTTGCCCACCGGTTGAGTACGGTAAAAAATGCAGACAACATCATCGTGCTGGACAAAGGCGCTATCATTGAACAGGGAACGCATCAGGAGCTGACCAACAATAAAGGCGAATACTATGAACTTGTAAGAAACCAATTGGAACTGGGCGCTTAA
- a CDS encoding chloramphenicol acetyltransferase — translation MKDPNKSIIDITTWKRKEHYYFFKQFEQPFYGVTTDLNCTAAYQYCKAYDIPFFLFYLYKSLKAVQQINELKYRMEQDQVFEYQQISGSVTVLRNDETFGFAYFDYHEDFTRFMTQAKIAIAAVKAAKGLQIRPELNNLIHYTVLPGIKFSSMQHVQSTSVNDCVPKIAFGKLTFEHGQVLLPLSIHVHHALCDGLHLAKYIACYQQELELH, via the coding sequence ATGAAAGATCCAAACAAATCTATAATAGATATTACAACCTGGAAAAGAAAAGAGCATTATTATTTCTTTAAGCAATTTGAACAGCCGTTTTATGGAGTCACGACAGACCTGAATTGTACAGCCGCTTATCAGTATTGCAAAGCTTACGACATTCCTTTTTTCTTATTTTATCTGTATAAATCACTGAAAGCTGTTCAGCAAATCAATGAACTTAAATATCGGATGGAGCAAGACCAGGTATTCGAATACCAGCAAATTTCCGGATCGGTAACCGTTCTGAGGAATGACGAAACCTTCGGCTTTGCCTATTTCGACTACCACGAGGATTTTACGCGGTTTATGACACAGGCTAAAATCGCCATTGCAGCAGTAAAAGCAGCAAAGGGTTTACAAATAAGGCCGGAATTAAACAACCTCATTCATTACACCGTTCTTCCCGGGATAAAATTCTCCAGTATGCAACATGTGCAATCGACCTCTGTAAATGACTGTGTTCCAAAAATTGCTTTCGGAAAGCTGACTTTCGAACATGGGCAGGTTTTATTGCCGCTTTCCATCCATGTACACCATGCCCTCTGTGATGGCTTACATTTAGCCAAATACATCGCCTGTTATCAGCAGGAGCTGGAGCTTCATTAA
- a CDS encoding AraC family transcriptional regulator — protein sequence MYQIEGKEFAELMKREFVEGFQAQKTSVTLKDRFECETKSFRNAHFDILHFCSDFKNTVRINALEDMTHVSFHFQLSGRSDASITGFKEVISMEKGHFNVMNCVDPISTFTFPEQQKYEYLCVGLRPAFFRQILSECGPAYQETFDRSERAESFSLFTQNKRMDHWLCTTLDLISAPPIADALKTSYVSSKVKELVLLTLNHDLPNDSLKTNDISVVDTERLISCKAYLSENFLQQLTLEEIGRNFMLNEFKLKRGFKKLFGTTVFGYIQQLRLNHAQMLLLSGGFTVGEVAAVIGYASDSAFIRAFRQYYGYSPGKYSPNF from the coding sequence ATGTATCAAATCGAAGGAAAAGAATTCGCAGAATTGATGAAACGGGAGTTTGTGGAGGGATTTCAGGCGCAGAAAACCTCGGTAACCTTAAAGGATAGGTTTGAATGTGAAACAAAAAGCTTTCGAAATGCGCATTTTGACATTTTACATTTTTGCTCTGATTTTAAGAATACGGTCAGAATTAACGCATTGGAGGACATGACTCATGTCAGTTTCCATTTCCAGCTTTCCGGCAGATCGGATGCCTCAATTACCGGATTTAAGGAGGTGATCTCTATGGAGAAAGGCCATTTTAACGTGATGAATTGTGTGGACCCGATCAGTACTTTTACCTTTCCTGAGCAACAGAAATATGAGTACCTATGTGTGGGACTAAGGCCTGCATTCTTCCGGCAAATACTTTCAGAATGCGGACCTGCTTATCAGGAGACTTTTGACCGAAGCGAGCGCGCAGAATCGTTTTCACTGTTCACCCAGAACAAAAGAATGGACCATTGGCTCTGTACCACACTTGATTTGATCAGTGCTCCGCCAATTGCAGATGCCTTAAAAACAAGCTATGTCAGTTCTAAAGTAAAGGAACTTGTCTTGTTAACACTGAACCATGACCTGCCAAACGACAGTCTTAAAACGAATGATATTTCAGTTGTAGATACAGAACGGCTGATTAGCTGTAAGGCCTATCTGTCTGAGAACTTTTTACAGCAACTGACATTGGAGGAGATTGGGAGAAATTTTATGTTAAATGAGTTTAAGCTGAAAAGAGGATTTAAGAAACTGTTTGGAACAACGGTTTTTGGCTATATCCAGCAACTGAGGTTAAATCATGCGCAAATGCTGCTCCTTAGTGGAGGCTTTACTGTTGGAGAGGTTGCTGCGGTTATCGGCTATGCCTCGGATTCCGCATTTATACGCGCATTCAGACAGTATTATGGTTATTCCCCAGGCAAGTATAGCCCGAATTTTTAA